In Verrucomicrobiota bacterium, a single genomic region encodes these proteins:
- the pilM gene encoding pilus assembly protein PilM, translated as MASPKKTLVLDLGMQSLRIAEFSSTESGGLKLLRGARRELMLDPALDTSRPDQIRLALKDILKAWKITRSDVVCVLPAHTVFTRVVPLEVPGGSSSQVAAVVGFEAQQNIPFPLEEVVWDYVVMGNTPSGAVNVVFVAIKKDSLESICDSVASTGLNITAVLVAPLALYDAFLHASPASASETTLLLDMGTRTSNMIISAEGSFFSRSIPSGGLAVTSAIAKDIHAELDEAEKLKIARGSVALGAGFEQATDPVEANIARIARQTLLKTQADISRSLSYYRSNLGGNEPTLILLTGGMASLPYLAEFFNEKLQKKTSFFNPMEDIGVAESAHSFLESNPNNLGELVGGALVLTSSPRTKINLLPPSVSKKRSFAKRFPYLAAAVLFFLASLGAFYGFALQATSLTRATTATIDAQIAKETSISNRIKTKVDNELSIQQTTDILLSVVNLREAYLRILAELSAKVPERYLWITEIQPAGDISARGVSPKNNDGSVKALLVKGLYLDNPNQASVIDDFVTSLQSSDVFAVEEKEKSKIITQRGSPNGEYWAYPFSLRIPLRDPITPLP; from the coding sequence ATGGCATCGCCCAAAAAAACCTTGGTCCTCGATCTCGGAATGCAGTCCCTTAGGATTGCCGAGTTCTCATCGACTGAGAGCGGCGGATTAAAGCTTCTGCGCGGCGCCCGGAGAGAACTCATGCTCGATCCGGCGCTCGATACATCGCGACCGGATCAGATCCGCCTCGCCCTTAAGGACATTCTGAAAGCATGGAAGATCACCCGTTCGGATGTCGTCTGCGTACTGCCTGCCCATACGGTCTTCACAAGGGTTGTTCCCCTGGAAGTCCCTGGAGGCTCTTCGAGCCAAGTGGCCGCTGTTGTCGGTTTTGAAGCCCAACAGAACATACCTTTCCCGCTGGAAGAAGTCGTCTGGGATTATGTCGTGATGGGAAATACCCCGTCCGGTGCCGTGAATGTTGTTTTTGTAGCCATCAAAAAGGACTCGCTGGAATCGATCTGCGATTCGGTAGCCTCCACCGGCCTTAACATTACTGCAGTGCTGGTAGCTCCCCTTGCGCTCTATGATGCATTCCTCCATGCATCACCAGCATCTGCCTCGGAAACGACCCTCCTGCTGGATATGGGGACTCGGACTTCCAACATGATCATCTCTGCAGAAGGATCCTTCTTCTCACGAAGCATTCCTTCCGGAGGATTAGCTGTCACTTCCGCGATTGCCAAGGATATCCATGCAGAGCTTGATGAGGCAGAAAAGCTGAAGATTGCACGCGGGAGCGTTGCACTTGGTGCCGGCTTCGAACAAGCAACCGACCCCGTCGAGGCCAATATCGCCCGTATAGCTAGACAGACTCTACTCAAGACTCAGGCCGACATCAGCCGCTCCCTAAGCTACTACAGATCAAATCTCGGGGGAAACGAGCCCACGTTAATTTTGCTAACAGGAGGAATGGCATCTCTTCCCTATCTGGCTGAATTCTTCAACGAAAAACTGCAGAAAAAGACCTCTTTCTTTAATCCGATGGAAGACATCGGAGTCGCCGAATCCGCACACTCCTTCCTTGAGTCGAATCCCAATAATCTGGGGGAACTGGTGGGAGGGGCCCTGGTGTTGACCTCCTCCCCACGAACCAAGATCAACCTCCTTCCCCCATCTGTATCCAAAAAAAGATCTTTCGCCAAACGCTTCCCTTACCTGGCTGCTGCCGTCCTCTTTTTCCTTGCAAGTCTCGGGGCTTTTTATGGCTTTGCTTTGCAAGCAACCTCCTTGACCCGTGCCACGACGGCAACGATCGATGCACAGATCGCCAAAGAAACCAGTATATCAAACCGGATTAAGACCAAGGTAGACAACGAACTCTCTATCCAGCAGACGACTGACATCCTTCTTTCTGTGGTTAACCTTCGGGAAGCCTACCTGAGGATCCTTGCCGAACTGAGCGCGAAGGTGCCGGAACGCTATCTCTGGATCACCGAAATCCAACCTGCTGGGGATATTTCTGCGAGGGGCGTTTCTCCCAAGAATAATGATGGCTCCGTCAAGGCTCTCCTAGTCAAAGGTCTGTACCTTGACAATCCCAACCAGGCCTCAGTGATCGATGATTTTGTCACTTCCCTTCAGTCCTCGGATGTCTTTGCCGTCGAGGAAAAGGAAAAATCCAAGATCATCACTCAGCGAGGCAGTCCCAATGGGGAATACTGGGCCTATCCTTTTTCACTCAGGATTCCTCTTCGCGATCCCATTACTCCCCTTCCCTGA